In Castanea sativa cultivar Marrone di Chiusa Pesio chromosome 6, ASM4071231v1, a single window of DNA contains:
- the LOC142639126 gene encoding uncharacterized protein LOC142639126, which yields MNAFKAYKACAPIAWSPNLYITLVRGIPGTRRLHRRTLEALRLRKCNRTVMRWNTPTVRGMLQQVKRLIVIETEEMYKARKQKEANHQALRPPLVINHLPASASDSS from the exons ATGAATGCATTCAAGGCTTACAAAGCCTGTGCCCCAATTGCATGGAGCCCTAACCTATATATAACTTTGGTGAGGGGAATTCCAGGGACACGAAGACTTCACCGGCGCACTTTAGAGGCATTGCGTCTGCGCAAGTGCAACCGAACTGTCATGCGATGGAATACTCCTACTGTTAGAGGAATGCTCCAACAG GTCAAGAGATTGATAGTGATTGAGACGGAAGAGATGTACAAGGCTCGCAAACAAAAGGAGGCAAACCACCAGGCTTTACGTCCCCCACTGGTCATAAATCACCTACCTGCTTCAGCAAGTGATTCTTCTTAA